In Halovivax gelatinilyticus, the following are encoded in one genomic region:
- a CDS encoding pyridoxal phosphate-dependent aminotransferase, whose translation MHFADRITRVEPSATLAISALASELEAEGADVVDLSVGEPDFPTPENVVEAGQEAMAAGHTGYTTPAGIPELRETIAEKLRADGLDHDPDEIIVTPGAKQSLYEVIQTLVDDGDEVVLLDPAWVSYEAMVKLAGGSLVRVDLSPYDFQLEPALSDLENVISDGTDLLIVNSPSNPTGAVYSEAALSGVRDLAVEHDVTVVSDEIYGEITYGTEPTSLGSLDGMADRTTTVNGFSKAYSMTGWRLGYYAGPSELIEQAGKLHSHSVSCATNFVQHAGVEALTNTDEAVAEMVAAFRDRRDLLVDLFADEGVDLAVPDGAFYMMIPVGTEPGGSESSGDGPRVTDTEWCERALEEAHVATTPGSAFGAPGYARLSYAASEERLREGVERLIENDLL comes from the coding sequence ATGCACTTCGCAGACCGAATCACGAGAGTCGAACCGTCCGCAACGCTCGCCATCTCCGCGCTCGCCTCCGAACTCGAGGCAGAGGGCGCAGACGTCGTCGACCTGAGCGTCGGCGAACCCGACTTCCCGACCCCGGAGAACGTGGTCGAAGCCGGTCAGGAAGCGATGGCCGCCGGCCACACCGGTTACACCACGCCGGCGGGCATCCCCGAACTGCGTGAAACGATCGCCGAGAAGCTCCGTGCTGACGGCCTCGATCACGATCCCGACGAGATAATCGTCACGCCCGGCGCCAAACAGTCGCTGTACGAGGTCATCCAGACGCTCGTCGACGACGGGGACGAGGTCGTCCTGCTCGATCCGGCCTGGGTCTCCTACGAGGCGATGGTAAAACTCGCTGGCGGCTCACTCGTTCGCGTCGACCTCTCGCCCTACGACTTCCAGCTCGAACCGGCACTTTCCGACCTGGAGAACGTCATCTCCGACGGAACCGACCTGCTGATCGTCAACTCGCCGTCGAACCCGACGGGGGCGGTGTACTCCGAGGCCGCGCTCTCCGGCGTCCGCGATCTCGCCGTCGAACACGACGTCACCGTCGTCTCTGACGAGATCTACGGCGAGATCACCTACGGAACCGAACCGACGAGCCTCGGTTCGCTCGACGGTATGGCCGACCGAACCACCACCGTCAACGGCTTCTCGAAGGCGTACTCCATGACCGGCTGGCGCCTTGGCTACTACGCCGGGCCGTCGGAACTGATCGAACAGGCCGGGAAGCTCCACTCCCACTCGGTCTCGTGTGCAACCAACTTCGTCCAGCACGCCGGCGTCGAAGCGCTCACGAACACGGACGAGGCGGTCGCCGAGATGGTCGCCGCGTTCCGCGATCGACGTGACCTCCTGGTGGACCTGTTCGCCGACGAGGGCGTCGACCTCGCCGTCCCGGACGGGGCGTTCTACATGATGATTCCGGTCGGCACGGAGCCGGGCGGCTCGGAGTCGAGCGGCGACGGGCCGCGAGTGACCGACACCGAATGGTGTGAACGCGCTCTCGAGGAAGCACACGTCGCGACGACGCCTGGCAGCGCGTTCGGTGCGCCGGGCTACGCTCGACTCTCCTACGCGGCGAGCGAGGAGCGCCTGCGCGAGGGTGTCGAACGACTGATCGAGAACGATTTGCTCTGA
- the ppc gene encoding phosphoenolpyruvate carboxylase → MTIHNRDVRQDVRELGSVLGAVLTEQTSQRDFETVESCRTAAISYRTGNIDSREPLRVELDGLTPSQQRVVARSFTTYFELINLAEERARVRSIRASAEDGPLEDSIAAAIESLSDADPETVARVLDDVLIEPTFTAHPTEARRKTIKAKLREIAVALEELDEKLLTHDETDRIWRALRAEVTGLWQTLQVRNRPPTVEDEARNVQWYLERTLFDVVGDVYDELDAGFESIDVPPLVSFRSWAGSDRDGNPYVTPDVTAATLDRQRRIVLERYTEELDRLVGVLSQDRNRLSLGSAFSASLEADRRRFPDRAAQIDDRYPDEPYRRKLSFVRTRLSHTADDRHGGYADPDELRADLELIAESLRENGAETVARVHVDPLVRKVETFGFALASLDLRDHRKRHTNAIADVLDRSGIEYRALDETERVDVLTDAIQRDEPVIDVADTDGLSDESTQVLALFRRLADWHDEYGVDAIDTYCISMTEEPSHVLEVLFLADQAGIISLPDRCDLDIVPLLETEYALSGARRIMETLFENDVYAHALAARGGVQEIMLGYSDSNKENGFLAANWSLYRTQRRLARICADNDVTLRLFHGRGGSISRGGGPMNEALLALPNDTVTGPVKFTEQGEAIAEKYANPHVARRNVEQMLNAQIRARRRAIDGSGEPPPEMWLDAMERMADAARTAYRDLLESDGFVRYFEQATPITVIEALDLGSRPASRSDERTVEDLRAIPWVFSWTQSRCILPGWYGLASGIDAYLEAGGDVETLRTMYDEWPFFRTTLDNAAQSLARTDLEIAAEYAELADDRLRESFFPRCRASHDRAVELLATIRRRESLIGRPWLESSLARRNPYVDPLNLLQTSLLATDDRSLLEERTLRLTVMGIAAGMKNTG, encoded by the coding sequence ATGACGATCCACAACAGAGACGTCCGACAGGACGTCCGGGAACTCGGGTCGGTCCTCGGAGCGGTCCTCACCGAGCAGACGTCCCAGCGGGACTTCGAGACCGTCGAATCGTGTCGGACGGCCGCAATCTCCTACCGAACAGGTAACATCGATAGTCGAGAGCCGCTGCGTGTCGAACTCGACGGTCTCACTCCGAGTCAACAGCGTGTCGTCGCTCGCTCGTTTACGACGTATTTCGAACTCATTAACCTGGCCGAAGAGCGAGCGCGCGTTCGATCGATACGGGCGTCGGCCGAAGACGGCCCGCTCGAAGACAGTATCGCCGCGGCGATAGAATCGCTCTCCGATGCGGATCCGGAGACCGTCGCCCGGGTCCTTGACGACGTCCTGATCGAGCCGACGTTCACCGCGCACCCGACGGAGGCGCGTCGGAAGACGATCAAAGCGAAACTTCGGGAAATAGCCGTCGCCCTGGAGGAACTCGACGAGAAACTGCTGACGCACGACGAGACAGACCGGATCTGGCGCGCACTTCGCGCGGAGGTGACGGGACTCTGGCAGACGCTGCAGGTCAGAAACCGTCCGCCGACCGTCGAGGACGAAGCGCGAAACGTCCAGTGGTATCTCGAGCGCACCCTCTTCGACGTCGTGGGCGACGTCTACGACGAACTGGACGCCGGGTTCGAGTCGATCGATGTCCCCCCGCTCGTCTCGTTTCGATCGTGGGCGGGAAGCGATCGCGACGGGAACCCGTACGTCACGCCCGACGTGACCGCGGCGACGCTCGATCGCCAGCGCCGAATCGTCCTCGAGCGCTATACCGAGGAACTCGATCGCCTCGTCGGCGTACTGAGCCAGGATCGGAACCGACTGTCGCTCGGTTCGGCGTTTTCAGCGTCGCTCGAGGCGGATCGACGCCGCTTTCCCGACCGGGCGGCCCAGATCGACGATCGATACCCGGACGAACCGTACCGGCGCAAGCTCTCGTTCGTTCGAACGCGACTTTCCCATACCGCCGACGACCGGCACGGGGGATACGCCGACCCCGACGAACTGCGCGCGGATCTCGAACTCATCGCGGAGAGTCTCCGGGAAAACGGGGCGGAGACGGTCGCACGAGTCCACGTCGATCCGCTGGTCAGGAAGGTGGAGACGTTCGGATTCGCGCTCGCGAGTCTCGACCTTCGCGACCACCGTAAGCGACACACCAACGCCATCGCCGACGTGCTCGACCGTTCTGGGATCGAGTATCGTGCGCTCGACGAAACCGAACGCGTCGACGTGCTAACCGACGCAATCCAGCGCGACGAGCCGGTTATCGACGTCGCGGACACCGACGGGCTCTCCGATGAGTCGACGCAGGTGCTGGCGCTGTTTCGCCGCCTCGCCGACTGGCACGACGAGTACGGGGTCGACGCGATCGACACGTACTGCATCTCGATGACGGAAGAGCCGAGTCACGTCCTCGAAGTCCTCTTTCTCGCCGATCAAGCCGGCATCATCTCCCTGCCGGATCGGTGTGATCTAGATATCGTTCCGCTGCTAGAAACGGAGTACGCACTCTCGGGGGCACGCCGTATCATGGAGACGCTGTTCGAGAACGACGTCTACGCCCACGCTCTCGCCGCGAGGGGCGGCGTCCAGGAGATCATGCTGGGGTACTCCGACTCTAACAAGGAGAACGGATTTCTCGCCGCGAACTGGTCGCTCTATCGGACCCAGCGACGACTCGCTCGCATCTGTGCCGACAACGACGTGACGCTTCGGCTCTTTCACGGCCGCGGCGGATCCATCTCCCGCGGCGGCGGACCGATGAACGAGGCGCTGCTCGCCCTGCCGAACGACACGGTCACCGGTCCCGTGAAGTTCACCGAGCAGGGCGAAGCGATCGCCGAAAAGTACGCTAACCCGCACGTCGCCCGGCGGAACGTCGAACAGATGCTGAACGCCCAGATTCGGGCCAGACGCCGGGCGATAGACGGATCGGGCGAACCGCCCCCGGAGATGTGGCTCGATGCGATGGAGCGGATGGCAGACGCCGCCAGAACGGCGTACCGTGACCTGCTCGAGAGCGACGGGTTCGTCAGATACTTCGAGCAAGCGACGCCGATAACCGTCATCGAGGCGCTCGATCTCGGCTCTCGACCGGCCTCACGTAGCGACGAACGCACGGTCGAGGACCTGCGGGCCATCCCCTGGGTCTTCTCGTGGACGCAGTCTCGTTGTATCCTTCCCGGGTGGTACGGCCTGGCGAGCGGAATCGACGCCTACCTCGAGGCGGGCGGCGACGTCGAAACCCTTCGGACGATGTACGACGAGTGGCCATTCTTCAGGACCACGCTCGACAATGCCGCCCAGTCGCTGGCTCGAACCGACCTCGAGATCGCCGCAGAATACGCGGAACTCGCCGATGATCGACTCAGAGAATCCTTCTTCCCGCGATGCCGGGCGTCCCACGACCGCGCCGTCGAGTTACTCGCGACGATTCGTCGCCGGGAGTCGTTGATCGGCCGCCCCTGGCTCGAATCGTCGCTCGCCCGTCGCAATCCGTACGTCGACCCGTTGAACCTGCTTCAGACGTCGTTACTCGCCACGGACGACCGTTCGCTTCTCGAAGAGCGAACGCTCAGACTGACGGTGATGGGCATCGCGGCCGGGATGAAAAATACCGGGTGA
- a CDS encoding FAD synthase, which translates to MTRVVAQGTFDLLHPGHVHYLREAAAMGDELIVIVARRANVDHKEKPICPATQRRDVVDALEPVDRAVLGHESDIFVPIEELRPDVIALGHDQHHDEEAITDELERREIQCELRRASGCEPGEDELYSSRLIVGEILDRRG; encoded by the coding sequence GTGACGCGCGTGGTCGCACAGGGAACGTTCGATCTCCTTCACCCCGGCCACGTCCACTACCTGCGCGAGGCGGCCGCGATGGGCGACGAACTGATCGTGATCGTCGCCCGCCGAGCGAACGTCGATCACAAGGAGAAACCGATCTGTCCGGCCACCCAGCGCCGCGACGTCGTCGACGCGCTCGAACCCGTCGACCGCGCCGTCCTCGGTCACGAGTCGGACATCTTCGTTCCGATCGAGGAACTCCGTCCCGACGTCATCGCCCTCGGCCACGACCAGCACCACGACGAGGAGGCCATCACCGACGAACTCGAGCGACGGGAAATTCAGTGTGAACTCAGGCGGGCGAGCGGCTGTGAACCCGGCGAGGACGAACTCTACTCGAGTCGGCTTATCGTCGGCGAGATTCTCGATCGACGCGGTTGA
- a CDS encoding phospholipase D-like domain-containing protein: MTRPPRARTVPPTASTRHVRSVLGLARRVLTLFVFLSLFGLILAGSVPVSEAAPKPTDEPLLADNPSDHRLDRLPAGTDPDCPVEEPTASNGPHIVELYPNPPIEGNEGEYVVLTVPETDVGSLSITDGHTTASVPSPLPATRVALSTAPNETATLTDDPIVELNGTVRLAASGDELTVKDENGPIETVVYDRAPDAEIWYRQADATADHPDGTHRIYRGEWWPQDATCLPTATVEPHGATAFVLPDSPEHVLETIDGADERIALAGYTFTDDAVADALTDALDRGVEVDVLVEASPVGGIERSTDDHLVELDAAGATVHATGGEAARFGFHHPKYAVVDDAILVTTENWKPAGVGGRASRGWGVTVENEDLANELAAIFEADATGHDATPWAEFRAWTSFVEDDPSTGSFPEHHPPEAVDVETVELLISPDNARHRFEELLESAEESIQIVQVQIEGPEFSLLETAIDAAREGVEVSILLDDSWYVSDENRELASRIESIAERDGLPIDVHRTDGGDRFDRVHAKGVVIDGEVTILGSHNWNDHSLDQNREVALVLHGEEAAAYYASVFDGDWNDETTWSIPVELVLVGLGGVALVVIVTHRYVEFSATPGQLPPEGDRSDELPPRPIVIEGSAGVEPASRERSSRNREPVIAAESSSHAGDRDRPPPETRVPPRSTSGGDDATDDESTRHRDRTNAR; encoded by the coding sequence GTGACCCGTCCGCCTCGCGCGCGAACTGTCCCACCCACGGCCAGCACGCGCCACGTACGGTCGGTGCTCGGTCTCGCTAGGCGGGTTCTCACGCTCTTCGTATTCCTTTCGCTCTTCGGGCTCATCCTCGCGGGGTCCGTTCCCGTCTCCGAAGCCGCCCCGAAACCCACCGACGAGCCACTCCTCGCGGACAATCCCTCCGACCATCGGCTGGATCGACTTCCGGCGGGGACAGATCCCGACTGTCCGGTCGAGGAACCGACCGCCTCGAACGGACCACACATTGTCGAACTCTACCCGAACCCCCCGATCGAGGGTAACGAGGGCGAGTACGTCGTTCTCACAGTTCCCGAGACCGACGTCGGATCGCTTTCGATCACCGACGGGCACACGACGGCGTCGGTACCCTCCCCGCTTCCCGCGACGCGGGTGGCCCTCTCAACCGCCCCAAACGAGACGGCGACGCTCACCGACGATCCGATCGTCGAGCTGAACGGGACGGTGAGACTCGCCGCGAGCGGCGACGAACTCACGGTGAAAGACGAGAACGGGCCGATCGAGACGGTCGTCTACGATCGGGCACCCGACGCCGAAATCTGGTACCGCCAGGCCGACGCGACCGCCGACCACCCCGACGGCACGCACCGAATCTATCGCGGCGAGTGGTGGCCCCAGGACGCGACCTGTCTGCCGACGGCGACGGTCGAGCCCCACGGGGCGACGGCGTTCGTCCTGCCCGACTCGCCGGAACACGTACTGGAGACGATCGACGGAGCGGACGAACGGATCGCGCTCGCGGGGTACACGTTCACCGACGATGCGGTCGCCGACGCCCTCACGGACGCGCTGGACCGCGGCGTCGAGGTGGACGTCCTCGTCGAAGCCAGCCCGGTCGGCGGGATCGAACGCTCGACCGACGATCACCTCGTCGAACTCGACGCGGCCGGGGCGACGGTTCACGCGACCGGCGGGGAAGCCGCCCGCTTTGGCTTTCATCACCCGAAGTACGCCGTCGTCGACGACGCCATCCTCGTGACGACGGAGAACTGGAAGCCCGCCGGCGTCGGCGGACGGGCGAGCCGCGGTTGGGGCGTCACCGTCGAGAACGAGGACCTGGCGAACGAACTCGCGGCGATCTTCGAGGCCGACGCGACCGGTCACGACGCGACGCCGTGGGCGGAGTTCCGGGCGTGGACCTCGTTCGTCGAGGACGATCCGTCGACGGGATCGTTTCCCGAACACCACCCGCCGGAGGCCGTCGACGTCGAGACCGTGGAACTTCTGATCTCGCCGGACAACGCCAGACATCGGTTCGAGGAGTTGCTCGAATCGGCCGAGGAGTCGATTCAGATCGTCCAGGTGCAGATCGAGGGTCCCGAATTTTCGTTACTCGAAACCGCGATCGACGCCGCCAGAGAGGGGGTAGAAGTCTCCATACTGCTCGACGACTCGTGGTACGTATCCGACGAGAACCGCGAGCTGGCGTCGCGGATCGAATCGATCGCCGAACGTGACGGCCTCCCGATCGACGTACACCGGACCGACGGCGGCGATCGATTCGATCGCGTTCACGCCAAGGGCGTCGTCATCGACGGTGAGGTGACGATCCTCGGGAGTCACAACTGGAACGACCACTCGCTCGATCAGAATCGGGAGGTCGCACTCGTCCTCCACGGTGAGGAGGCTGCAGCCTACTACGCGTCGGTGTTCGACGGCGACTGGAACGACGAGACGACGTGGTCGATTCCGGTCGAACTGGTGTTGGTCGGCCTCGGCGGAGTCGCGCTCGTCGTGATCGTAACCCACCGATACGTCGAGTTCAGCGCCACACCCGGTCAGCTCCCTCCCGAGGGCGACAGATCGGATGAACTACCGCCGCGGCCGATCGTCATCGAGGGCTCTGCCGGCGTCGAACCGGCGAGCCGAGAGAGGAGTAGTCGGAACCGAGAACCAGTGATCGCCGCTGAATCGTCGAGCCACGCGGGCGACCGAGATCGACCGCCGCCGGAGACGCGTGTACCGCCACGGTCGACATCGGGCGGTGACGACGCGACCGACGACGAGTCGACGCGCCACCGCGACCGCACGAACGCTCGATGA
- a CDS encoding Mov34/MPN/PAD-1 family protein, giving the protein MGLLSSLFRSSEILGIAEETLEFIIEASSETHPNEYMGFLRGTDASRLGLDRDGVIITDVLVMPGTEQNSVSATVRTSTIPNDSKALGSVHSHPNGVLRPSQADLETFGRGSVHMIVGAPYGRHDWKAFDSSGQPTTLNVIDVDLPDTEDFFHFTQQDIDEELQWS; this is encoded by the coding sequence ATGGGACTGCTCTCGTCGCTGTTTCGCTCGAGCGAGATCCTCGGAATCGCCGAGGAGACGCTCGAGTTCATCATCGAGGCCTCCAGTGAGACCCACCCGAACGAGTACATGGGCTTTCTCCGAGGGACGGACGCGTCTCGACTCGGGCTCGATCGGGACGGGGTGATCATCACGGACGTCCTCGTGATGCCCGGAACCGAGCAGAACAGCGTGAGTGCGACGGTTCGAACGAGTACGATACCGAACGACTCCAAAGCGCTGGGGAGCGTCCACTCGCACCCGAACGGCGTCCTCCGGCCGAGCCAGGCCGACCTCGAGACGTTCGGTCGGGGCTCTGTGCACATGATCGTCGGCGCCCCGTACGGCCGCCACGACTGGAAGGCGTTCGACTCGAGCGGCCAACCGACGACGCTCAACGTGATCGACGTCGACCTCCCGGACACGGAGGACTTCTTTCACTTCACGCAGCAAGACATCGACGAGGAGCTCCAATGGAGTTGA
- a CDS encoding DHH family phosphoesterase, whose amino-acid sequence MTRETAGGAGEREAVVYDLDSECTTDDLEYETPYLAEINGIVEYGIFVDLSESVSGLVHESVLEGTYRVGQELVVELETVRDNGDLSFAPVDAEPTDVEAVGHDVSLTGTDRLEANVGEQITLEGEIVQIKQTGGPTIFHVADEFGVVTAAAFEEAGVRAYPSVELGTVVRLTGTVDRHDGSIQLEVEGLSTLDDEDETDARERLEAARDERAEPADVEPLIDWPAFESLRPELAEVARRLRRTVLEGRPIRARHHADGDGMCAAVPVQLALERFIADVHEEPAAPRHLFKRLPSKAPFYEMEDATRDLTYALEDRDRHGQQLPLLLMLDNGSTEEDVPSYETLAHYDIPIIAIDHHHPDPDAVESLLDAHVNPYLHGEDYRITTGMLCVELARMIYPDLTDEIRHVPAVAGLADRSKADAMTEYVELAADAGYEESHLRDVSEALDYAAHWLRYSPGNRLITDVLGIDCDESHHRDLVAMLAESARDAVSHQLEATTPHLEHESLENGAHLYRIDVENYAHRFTYPAPGKTTGEIHDRKITETGDPVITVGYGPDFAVLRSDGVRLDIPEMVAELKAELPGAGISGGGHLVVGSIKFVRGKREAVIDALVEKMARAEIDEALTTAPALDD is encoded by the coding sequence ATGACACGCGAGACCGCCGGCGGAGCCGGCGAGCGCGAGGCGGTCGTTTACGATCTCGACTCGGAGTGTACAACCGACGATCTCGAGTACGAGACGCCATACCTCGCAGAAATCAACGGTATCGTCGAATACGGGATCTTCGTCGATCTCTCGGAGTCCGTTTCGGGACTCGTCCACGAATCGGTCCTGGAAGGGACCTATCGGGTCGGTCAGGAACTCGTGGTCGAACTCGAAACCGTTCGAGACAACGGCGACCTCTCGTTCGCACCAGTGGACGCCGAACCGACCGACGTCGAAGCCGTCGGCCACGACGTTTCGCTCACCGGAACCGATCGACTCGAAGCGAACGTCGGCGAGCAAATCACGCTCGAGGGCGAGATCGTCCAGATCAAGCAGACCGGCGGCCCCACGATCTTCCACGTCGCCGACGAGTTCGGCGTCGTCACGGCCGCCGCGTTCGAGGAAGCCGGCGTTCGCGCCTACCCCTCGGTCGAACTCGGTACCGTCGTCCGACTCACCGGGACTGTCGACCGTCACGACGGTTCGATCCAACTCGAAGTCGAAGGGCTGTCGACGCTCGACGACGAGGACGAAACCGACGCACGAGAGCGACTCGAAGCCGCCCGTGACGAGCGAGCCGAACCGGCCGACGTCGAACCGCTCATCGACTGGCCGGCGTTCGAATCGCTCCGACCCGAACTCGCCGAGGTCGCCCGTCGGCTGCGCCGGACCGTCCTCGAGGGACGGCCGATCCGAGCGCGCCACCACGCCGACGGCGACGGCATGTGTGCGGCGGTTCCCGTCCAACTCGCACTCGAGCGATTCATCGCCGACGTTCACGAAGAGCCGGCCGCGCCGCGACACCTCTTCAAGCGTCTGCCGAGCAAGGCGCCGTTCTACGAGATGGAAGACGCGACGCGCGACCTGACTTACGCGCTCGAAGACCGCGACCGCCACGGGCAGCAACTGCCCCTGTTGCTCATGCTCGACAACGGCTCGACCGAGGAGGACGTCCCCTCCTACGAGACGCTCGCCCACTACGACATCCCGATCATCGCGATCGATCACCACCACCCGGACCCGGACGCCGTCGAATCGCTTCTCGACGCCCACGTCAACCCCTACCTCCACGGCGAAGATTACCGCATCACCACCGGAATGCTCTGTGTCGAACTCGCGCGGATGATCTATCCCGACCTCACCGACGAGATTCGTCACGTTCCCGCCGTCGCCGGATTAGCCGACCGCTCGAAGGCCGATGCGATGACCGAGTACGTCGAACTCGCTGCCGACGCGGGCTACGAGGAGTCACACCTGCGCGACGTTAGCGAGGCGCTCGATTACGCCGCCCACTGGCTGCGCTACAGTCCCGGTAATCGACTCATCACGGACGTCCTCGGCATCGACTGTGACGAATCTCACCACCGCGATCTCGTCGCAATGCTCGCCGAAAGCGCCCGTGACGCGGTCTCTCACCAGCTCGAAGCGACGACGCCCCACCTCGAACACGAGTCGCTCGAAAACGGCGCACACCTCTATCGGATCGACGTCGAAAACTACGCACACCGATTCACCTATCCGGCGCCCGGAAAGACCACCGGCGAGATCCACGACCGGAAGATCACCGAGACCGGCGATCCCGTGATCACGGTGGGCTACGGTCCAGACTTCGCCGTCCTCCGAAGCGACGGGGTCCGACTCGACATCCCCGAAATGGTCGCCGAACTCAAAGCCGAGCTTCCGGGAGCCGGCATCTCCGGCGGCGGCCACCTCGTCGTCGGATCGATCAAATTCGTCCGCGGCAAGCGCGAGGCCGTCATCGACGCACTCGTCGAGAAGATGGCCCGGGCGGAGATCGACGAAGCGCTGACAACCGCGCCGGCGCTGGACGACTGA
- a CDS encoding sensor histidine kinase, translating to MTRAPSDRSPDGSPERARNPDAIVLLTDDRACGESLASSIESASDRLSVTVSGWSRFDGREPSCFVVSIEAVSPDVASGLDEIRERHPATPIVCYGESPTALERALDVGVADVHAMGDEPSLLAARLERAIDRDRRLTDRFRLADDLESLVSTLPGIVYRSRVEPDWPMTFIHGECAALTGYTAEEFERGAVSWGEDVIHEADRDPTWKTIQETKDELDAFELTYRIVTRDGTTRWVWERGRWIDRERTRIEGFIADVTNRRERAEQLQVISHLLRHNLRNDMTVVRGYAEMIAEESSQYTEEIEAMVDRIDGLLATAAKTQPIVDVLTSHDDPTVVDVADTVERAVRVVETRFDDVTIDRSISPVRAIGIAKLERAIVELVENAVIHNDRSEPTISIAVRRESETVTIEVADDGPPIPEMERDVLSDELTPEPLFHGTGLGLWLVQWIVRRSGGSLRFDDRKPRGNVVTIELQRGADDRTIRNV from the coding sequence ATGACGCGAGCGCCGTCCGATCGATCACCCGACGGATCGCCGGAGCGGGCTCGCAATCCGGACGCCATCGTCTTGCTAACGGACGACCGGGCGTGCGGTGAATCGCTGGCGTCGTCGATCGAATCGGCGAGCGACCGGCTCTCGGTCACCGTCTCGGGGTGGAGTCGGTTCGACGGTCGCGAACCGTCGTGTTTCGTGGTCTCTATCGAAGCCGTTTCCCCCGACGTGGCGAGCGGACTCGACGAGATTCGCGAGCGCCATCCGGCGACGCCGATCGTCTGTTACGGCGAGTCGCCGACTGCGCTCGAACGAGCGCTCGATGTCGGCGTAGCGGACGTACACGCGATGGGCGACGAACCGTCGTTGCTCGCCGCCCGTCTCGAGCGGGCGATCGACCGCGATCGACGCCTCACCGATCGGTTTCGACTCGCCGACGACCTCGAATCTCTGGTTTCGACGCTTCCAGGTATCGTCTACCGGTCTCGGGTCGAACCCGACTGGCCGATGACGTTCATTCACGGCGAGTGTGCGGCGCTGACCGGCTATACGGCCGAAGAATTCGAGCGAGGAGCGGTGAGCTGGGGCGAAGACGTCATCCACGAAGCGGATCGAGATCCGACGTGGAAGACGATCCAGGAGACGAAAGACGAATTAGACGCGTTCGAACTGACCTACCGGATCGTTACCCGCGATGGAACGACCAGGTGGGTGTGGGAGCGAGGCCGCTGGATCGATCGCGAGCGAACGCGAATCGAGGGGTTCATCGCCGACGTGACGAATCGGCGAGAGCGCGCAGAGCAACTCCAGGTGATCAGTCACTTACTGCGACACAACCTTCGAAACGACATGACCGTCGTCCGCGGCTACGCCGAGATGATCGCCGAAGAATCGTCCCAGTATACAGAGGAGATCGAAGCGATGGTCGATCGGATCGACGGACTGTTAGCGACCGCCGCGAAGACGCAACCGATCGTCGACGTGTTGACCAGTCACGACGATCCGACCGTCGTCGACGTCGCCGACACCGTCGAACGCGCGGTGCGGGTGGTCGAAACGCGCTTCGACGACGTTACGATCGATCGTTCGATTTCACCCGTCAGAGCCATTGGAATCGCGAAGCTGGAGCGAGCGATCGTCGAGCTGGTCGAAAACGCCGTTATTCACAACGATCGCTCCGAGCCGACGATATCGATCGCCGTTCGACGCGAGAGCGAAACCGTCACGATCGAAGTCGCAGACGACGGCCCGCCGATTCCGGAGATGGAACGAGACGTCCTCTCGGACGAGCTGACGCCCGAACCGCTCTTTCACGGAACGGGACTGGGCCTCTGGCTCGTTCAGTGGATAGTCAGGCGCTCGGGTGGCTCGCTCAGGTTCGACGATCGCAAACCGCGCGGGAACGTCGTCACGATCGAGTTACAACGCGGGGCCGACGATCGGACGATCCGCAACGTTTAG